A single Candidatus Desulfofervidus auxilii DNA region contains:
- the fabF gene encoding beta-ketoacyl-ACP synthase II: MRRVVVTGLGLVTPVGIGVEETWEAICAGKSGIGEITRFDASGYDSRIAGEVKGFNPEDFISKKQIKRMDLFIQYALAAARMAMEMAQLKIDEELAPRAGAIIGCGLGGLPYIEHYHKILLERGPNRISPFFVPMIITNMAAGFISIEYGLKGPNISTTTACAAGAHAIGEGFRYIKMGLADVMVVGGTEATIAPLCIAGFCAMKALSTRNDEPEKASRPFDKERDGFVVGEGAGILVLEELNHALKRGAKIYAELIGYGATSDAYHITAPPPEGEGAVLCMENALKDAGIVPEEVDYINAHGTSTPLNDVSETKAIKAVFKEHAYKLAISSTKSMIGHLLGGAGGVEAVFTVLSLYTGIIPPTINYENPDPECDLDYVPNKARKANPKIAMSNSFGFGGTNAVLLFKKYQE; encoded by the coding sequence TTGCGTCGGGTAGTGGTCACGGGATTAGGACTAGTAACTCCTGTAGGAATTGGAGTTGAAGAAACTTGGGAAGCTATTTGTGCTGGAAAATCTGGTATAGGAGAAATTACGCGCTTTGATGCTTCAGGTTATGATAGCCGAATTGCAGGTGAGGTAAAAGGATTTAATCCAGAAGACTTTATTTCAAAAAAGCAAATAAAGCGCATGGATCTCTTTATTCAATATGCCTTAGCTGCTGCTCGTATGGCTATGGAAATGGCTCAGTTAAAAATAGATGAGGAACTTGCACCCCGCGCAGGCGCTATTATAGGATGTGGTTTGGGAGGATTGCCTTATATTGAGCATTATCATAAGATTCTTTTAGAAAGAGGACCAAATCGAATTTCTCCTTTTTTTGTACCCATGATTATTACTAATATGGCTGCTGGATTCATTTCTATTGAATATGGTCTTAAAGGGCCAAATATTTCTACCACTACTGCTTGTGCTGCTGGAGCTCATGCTATTGGTGAAGGTTTTCGTTATATAAAAATGGGATTAGCCGATGTAATGGTAGTAGGAGGTACAGAAGCAACCATTGCTCCTCTCTGTATTGCTGGCTTTTGTGCTATGAAGGCACTCTCTACTAGAAATGATGAACCAGAGAAAGCTTCAAGACCATTTGATAAGGAAAGAGATGGATTTGTTGTAGGTGAAGGGGCAGGTATTTTAGTGTTAGAGGAATTAAATCATGCTTTAAAAAGAGGAGCAAAAATTTATGCTGAACTCATTGGTTATGGAGCAACTAGTGATGCTTACCATATTACTGCCCCACCACCAGAAGGAGAGGGGGCAGTATTATGTATGGAAAATGCATTAAAAGATGCTGGTATTGTTCCAGAAGAAGTGGATTATATCAATGCTCATGGCACTTCAACACCATTAAATGATGTATCTGAAACAAAGGCTATAAAGGCTGTATTTAAAGAACATGCTTATAAATTAGCTATAAGTTCTACTAAATCTATGATTGGTCATCTTTTAGGAGGTGCAGGAGGGGTAGAAGCTGTTTTTACTGTTCTTTCACTTTATACTGGTATTATTCCTCCTACTATTAATTATGAAAATCCAGATCCTGAATGTGATTTGGATTATGTGCCTAATAAAGCTAGAAAGGCCAATCCAAAAATAGCTATGTCTAACTCCTTTGGTTTTGGTGGAACTAATGCGGTCCTGCTTTTTAAAAAGTATCAAGAATAG
- the acpP gene encoding acyl carrier protein: MANIEERVKEIIANQLGVNPEEVVPGASFVEDLGADSLDLVELIMAIEEEFGVEVPDEEAEKIRTVQDAIDYIQEHIEE; this comes from the coding sequence ATGGCAAATATTGAAGAGAGGGTAAAAGAGATTATTGCTAATCAATTAGGGGTAAATCCTGAAGAAGTAGTACCTGGAGCTTCTTTTGTGGAGGATCTTGGAGCTGATTCTTTGGATCTAGTAGAGTTAATAATGGCTATTGAAGAGGAATTTGGAGTGGAAGTACCGGATGAGGAAGCAGAAAAGATTCGCACAGTTCAAGATGCTATTGATTACATTCAGGAACACATAGAAGAATAG
- the fabG gene encoding 3-oxoacyl-[acyl-carrier-protein] reductase: MQKIAVITGGSRGIGRAIAFRLAKDNTKVIITCVKNVEAAEKVVKEILNKGGEAFAYQFDVADFEATQNFFKKILDKFGRIDYLINNAGITKDSLFLRMKEKDWERVLAVNLKGAFNCTKAVVKTMLKQNYGRIVNITSVVAFIGNIGQTNYVAAKAGLIGFTKALARELAPKGITVNAVAPGFIETDMTANLPEKIKEHMLSMIPLGRFGKPEEVAEVVAFLVSDAASYITGQVIHVNGGMYM, translated from the coding sequence ATGCAAAAAATAGCTGTTATAACAGGAGGTTCAAGGGGGATAGGTCGAGCTATAGCTTTTCGCTTAGCAAAAGATAATACAAAGGTAATAATTACTTGTGTTAAGAATGTAGAGGCAGCAGAAAAAGTGGTAAAGGAGATTTTAAATAAAGGAGGGGAGGCATTTGCTTATCAATTTGATGTAGCTGATTTTGAGGCAACGCAAAATTTTTTTAAAAAAATACTTGATAAGTTTGGCAGGATAGATTATCTCATCAACAATGCTGGAATAACAAAAGATAGTCTTTTCTTGCGTATGAAGGAAAAAGATTGGGAAAGAGTGTTGGCTGTTAATTTAAAAGGGGCATTTAATTGCACAAAAGCAGTTGTTAAGACTATGCTTAAACAAAATTATGGTCGGATTGTAAATATCACTTCTGTTGTAGCTTTTATAGGTAATATTGGACAAACAAATTATGTTGCTGCTAAAGCAGGACTAATTGGTTTCACTAAAGCACTTGCTAGAGAATTGGCTCCAAAAGGAATTACAGTAAATGCTGTTGCCCCTGGTTTTATTGAAACAGATATGACAGCGAATTTACCAGAAAAAATAAAAGAACACATGCTAAGCATGATTCCATTAGGTAGATTTGGTAAGCCAGAAGAAGTTGCAGAAGTAGTAGCTTTTTTAGTTTCTGATGCTGCTAGTTACATTACAGGCCAGGTCATCCACGTTAATGGTGGTATGTATATGTAA
- a CDS encoding electron transfer flavoprotein subunit alpha — translation MELLLDKEKCTGCGDCVDVCPFGAIVLKDKFPVVNEECRLCGLCVKACKEGAISLPEKIKKKPAIKAKDIWIYAETKDGELATVVYELMGKGRELADKLGEKLIAILIGDKISHLAQTLINYGADIVYVAEHPSLSIFNEKRYGTVLIEILKNHCPNIFLAGATSRGRSLIPQIAASLETGLTADCTDLDVDIKKRLLLQTRPAFGGNIMATIACPEHRPQMATVRPHILPRPKPISNHKGKIINFPINEEKIPHMPEIISFVKTEVKGPNLTEADIIIGVGRGIKGPENLKLIEELATLLNAQIGASRAVVDAGWLPPRCQIGQTGLIVSPKLYIACGISGAIQHLVGIRSAKTIIAINKDPEAPIFNIANYGIIGDLFEVIPALIKEIKKARGID, via the coding sequence ATGGAACTTTTGTTAGATAAGGAAAAATGCACAGGTTGTGGTGATTGTGTAGATGTCTGTCCTTTTGGTGCTATTGTTTTAAAGGATAAGTTTCCAGTAGTTAATGAAGAATGTCGCTTGTGTGGTCTTTGTGTAAAGGCTTGTAAAGAAGGTGCTATTTCTTTACCTGAAAAAATAAAGAAAAAACCTGCGATTAAAGCAAAAGATATCTGGATCTATGCTGAAACAAAAGATGGAGAATTGGCAACAGTAGTCTATGAGTTAATGGGTAAAGGAAGGGAATTAGCAGATAAACTTGGAGAGAAACTAATTGCCATTCTCATTGGAGATAAAATAAGTCATTTAGCTCAAACATTAATAAACTATGGTGCTGATATTGTCTATGTAGCTGAACATCCTAGTTTATCTATATTTAATGAAAAACGATATGGTACAGTATTAATTGAAATTTTAAAAAATCACTGTCCTAATATATTTTTAGCTGGGGCTACTTCTCGAGGACGCTCTCTTATCCCTCAAATTGCAGCTAGTTTGGAAACAGGCTTAACAGCTGATTGTACAGATTTAGATGTGGATATAAAAAAAAGATTACTTCTTCAAACAAGACCAGCCTTTGGTGGAAATATTATGGCTACAATTGCTTGTCCTGAACATCGTCCGCAAATGGCTACTGTTAGACCTCATATTCTACCACGACCTAAACCTATTTCTAATCATAAAGGTAAAATTATAAATTTTCCAATAAATGAGGAAAAAATTCCTCATATGCCAGAAATAATTTCTTTTGTAAAAACAGAAGTTAAAGGGCCAAATTTAACTGAAGCTGATATTATTATTGGTGTAGGAAGGGGAATAAAAGGACCAGAAAATTTAAAATTAATAGAAGAACTGGCTACTCTTTTAAATGCTCAAATTGGTGCTAGTCGAGCTGTGGTGGATGCTGGTTGGCTCCCTCCTCGATGTCAAATTGGCCAGACAGGTTTAATAGTAAGTCCAAAATTATATATTGCTTGTGGTATTTCTGGAGCTATTCAACATCTTGTAGGCATTCGGTCAGCAAAGACAATTATTGCTATCAATAAAGATCCAGAAGCGCCAATATTTAATATAGCCAATTATGGTATTATAGGAGATTTATTTGAAGTTATCCCTGCACTTATTAAAGAAATTAAAAAAGCAAGGGGAATAGACTAA
- a CDS encoding electron transfer flavoprotein subunit beta/FixA family protein, translated as MKYIVCIKQVPEIEGVKINPETGTLIREGVKSIINPYDLYALEAALQMKERYGGKIILLSMGPPQAEEALREAISYGADEAILLSDRAFAGADTLATSYTLAQAIKKIGHYDIIFCGKQAIDGDTAQVGPELAQRLNLPYVTYVRKIELKENSLIVERDLDDGYQIIQITLPALLTIVKEIGEPRVPSIRGKMRAKKLQIPIWTAKDIEAKEEKIGISGSPTRVLKIFSPPLRERKEIISGSLEEQVKILWEKIDNILK; from the coding sequence ATGAAATATATTGTTTGTATAAAACAGGTACCTGAAATTGAAGGAGTAAAAATTAATCCTGAAACAGGTACTTTAATTCGTGAAGGAGTAAAAAGCATTATCAATCCTTATGACCTCTATGCTTTAGAAGCTGCTTTACAGATGAAAGAACGTTATGGGGGAAAAATCATCCTTTTGAGTATGGGGCCTCCTCAAGCAGAAGAGGCATTAAGAGAGGCTATTTCTTATGGAGCAGATGAGGCAATTTTGCTTAGTGATAGAGCATTTGCAGGTGCTGATACTCTAGCTACAAGTTATACTTTAGCTCAGGCAATTAAAAAAATAGGACATTACGATATTATTTTTTGTGGAAAACAAGCTATTGATGGTGATACAGCTCAAGTGGGACCAGAACTTGCCCAAAGGCTTAATCTACCTTATGTCACTTATGTGCGTAAGATTGAGTTAAAGGAAAATAGTCTTATTGTGGAAAGAGATTTAGATGATGGTTATCAGATAATTCAGATTACTTTACCAGCACTTTTGACTATTGTTAAGGAAATCGGTGAACCTCGAGTACCTTCAATAAGGGGAAAAATGCGAGCTAAAAAACTCCAAATCCCTATTTGGACAGCTAAAGATATTGAAGCAAAAGAAGAAAAAATTGGAATTTCTGGTTCTCCTACTAGAGTATTGAAAATCTTCAGTCCTCCATTGCGAGAAAGGAAAGAAATTATTTCAGGTTCTTTAGAAGAGCAAGTTAAGATACTTTGGGAAAAAATAGATAATATTTTGAAATAA
- a CDS encoding acyl-CoA dehydrogenase family protein, whose amino-acid sequence MLYPLTEEQLMIKEVARRIAEEKIIPKRAELDEKEEFPRDILKEIARADLFGIFIPEEYGGLGFGSFENSLAVEQIAWGCAGVATAFAASGLGAYPILLFGNEEQKRTYLPPIAKGEKLAAFGLTEPNAGSDAGGIQTTAIKNGDYYIINGTKQWITNAGEAEIYVIIALTDKKKGPRGASAFILEKGDLGFSFGKKEKKMGIRASTTGDLIFEDCRIPKERLLGKEGMGFIIALKTLDYARPGVGALAVGLAQAALDEAVKFARQRKQFGQPIISFQAVGHMLAEMATQIEAARALTYTICKYIDTNPKDFTKYAAMAKLFASDVAMKVTTDAVQVLGGYGYMRDYPVEKMMRDAKILQIYEGTNQIQRNIIAQILNKEYGKQK is encoded by the coding sequence ATGTTATATCCCCTTACTGAAGAACAGCTTATGATTAAAGAAGTAGCTAGGCGCATTGCAGAGGAAAAAATTATACCTAAACGTGCAGAGCTGGATGAAAAAGAAGAATTTCCACGAGATATCTTAAAGGAAATTGCTCGAGCTGATTTATTTGGCATTTTTATACCAGAAGAATATGGAGGATTAGGATTTGGCAGTTTTGAGAATTCTTTAGCTGTGGAACAAATTGCTTGGGGATGTGCAGGAGTAGCAACTGCATTTGCTGCTAGTGGACTTGGTGCTTATCCTATCCTTCTATTTGGAAATGAAGAACAAAAACGTACTTATCTTCCTCCTATTGCCAAAGGCGAGAAATTGGCTGCTTTTGGTCTAACAGAACCAAATGCTGGTAGTGATGCTGGAGGTATCCAAACAACAGCTATTAAAAATGGTGATTATTATATTATAAATGGCACTAAACAATGGATTACAAATGCCGGAGAGGCAGAAATATATGTAATCATTGCCTTAACTGATAAGAAAAAAGGGCCAAGAGGAGCTAGTGCCTTTATTCTTGAAAAAGGAGATCTTGGTTTTTCTTTTGGGAAAAAAGAAAAAAAGATGGGTATACGAGCCTCTACTACTGGAGATTTGATTTTTGAAGACTGCCGTATCCCTAAAGAACGCCTTCTTGGAAAAGAAGGAATGGGTTTTATTATTGCCTTAAAAACCTTAGATTACGCTCGTCCAGGAGTGGGAGCTTTAGCAGTAGGATTGGCACAAGCAGCTTTGGATGAAGCAGTTAAATTTGCTCGACAAAGAAAACAGTTTGGTCAACCTATTATTTCCTTTCAAGCAGTTGGACATATGCTAGCAGAAATGGCTACTCAAATAGAAGCAGCTAGAGCTCTAACTTACACTATTTGTAAATATATTGATACAAATCCTAAAGATTTCACCAAATATGCAGCTATGGCAAAGCTTTTTGCTTCAGATGTGGCTATGAAAGTAACAACAGATGCTGTGCAAGTTTTAGGTGGATATGGTTATATGCGAGATTATCCAGTAGAAAAAATGATGCGAGATGCAAAGATTCTCCAGATTTATGAAGGAACAAATCAGATTCAAAGAAACATTATTGCTCAGATTTTAAATAAAGAATATGGGAAACAAAAATGA
- a CDS encoding ketoacyl-ACP synthase III: MKVGILGTGSHLPKKILTNHDLEKMVDTSDEWITTRSGIKERRIVSDETWSFLATEASKKALEMAKIEASELDLIIAATFTADYRLPAGACLVQENLKAYNAAAFDISAACTGFIYALVIAEKFIKENPNTKALIIGAEILSSVTNWKDRSTCVLFGDGAGAAVVGSVEEGKGVLASCIKSNPKVWDLLCVLGGGSVYPPCKEEVPKEEYYVKMKGNEVFKYAVRHMEEVAKIVLKMANVSPEEVDWLVPHQANIRIINMVAQKLGIPKEKVFVNLQKYGNTSAATVPIALDEAVRQGFIKPGDLILLDAFGGGFTYGALLMRW; this comes from the coding sequence ATGAAGGTAGGTATTTTAGGCACTGGTTCTCATCTGCCTAAAAAAATACTAACCAATCATGATTTAGAAAAAATGGTTGATACTTCTGATGAATGGATCACTACACGCTCAGGCATAAAAGAAAGAAGAATTGTCTCAGACGAAACTTGGTCATTTTTAGCAACTGAGGCATCAAAAAAAGCTTTAGAGATGGCCAAAATAGAAGCAAGTGAATTAGATCTTATTATTGCTGCTACCTTTACAGCAGATTATCGTTTACCAGCAGGGGCTTGTCTTGTGCAAGAAAATTTAAAGGCCTATAATGCTGCTGCTTTTGATATTTCTGCTGCCTGTACTGGATTTATTTATGCACTTGTAATTGCTGAAAAATTTATTAAAGAAAACCCTAATACTAAAGCCCTTATTATTGGAGCAGAGATATTAAGTAGTGTAACAAATTGGAAAGATAGAAGTACTTGTGTTTTATTTGGTGATGGAGCAGGGGCAGCAGTAGTAGGAAGTGTAGAAGAAGGAAAAGGTGTACTTGCTAGTTGTATCAAATCTAATCCTAAAGTTTGGGACTTACTATGTGTACTTGGTGGAGGATCTGTATACCCACCTTGCAAAGAGGAAGTTCCAAAAGAAGAATATTATGTAAAGATGAAAGGTAATGAAGTTTTCAAATATGCAGTTAGGCATATGGAAGAAGTAGCAAAGATTGTGCTTAAAATGGCTAATGTATCACCAGAAGAAGTAGATTGGCTTGTTCCTCATCAAGCAAATATTCGTATTATCAATATGGTAGCTCAAAAATTGGGAATACCTAAAGAGAAAGTTTTTGTAAATCTTCAAAAATATGGAAATACTTCAGCTGCTACTGTACCTATTGCCTTAGATGAAGCTGTACGGCAAGGTTTTATAAAACCTGGTGATTTAATATTATTAGACGCTTTTGGCGGTGGTTTTACATATGGGGCATTGTTAATGAGATGGTAA